The Coleofasciculus sp. FACHB-1120 DNA window CTGGATAGACTGTAATGGCGCTCAATGCCAAGAATAAGCCGCTAGGCCACGCCACCTCTTGTAAGCTGGGCGTATCAATCAGATTTTGCAACCAAGCTGGGGAACGGTTAACCGGGGGAGGTGCAAAAGTGGGAGGAGGCGCGATCGCCCGCTCTGGAAACCGAATCCGTTCCGGAACCTTAATTTTTCCCTCTTGGCGCATCCTCAGACGTTCCATTAAAATCGCATCGTAGGCCGTCTCCATCGCTTCCAGAAGCTCCTTCTCGCCATGATGCTCTTGAAGAAGGCGCTTGCGGGTCTCCTGAATTTCCTCAAAAGTTGCGTCTTCTGACAGTCCAAGCTTTTCGTAGGGATTTTGCTCGCTCATCCAAAACCTCCCAGAGATCTATGTATTTTTAGCAGTCTTCATCGACTCAATCATTTCTGGCAATCTAGCTCTATATCTACACTGCCAGTTCCTCAGGCTAAAAAAAAGTATCATTAGCCAGCCGTTCTAACCTACGTAACCGAAGACTCCCTAATTTCCGTTGCGAAAAGAGTATCTCCAACCCCATGAGAGCGCGATTGGAATACTTTCACGCTGATTGGAGAAGGTGCTACGGCTCTTGAAGGATGGAATGGTCATAAATTACTACATTTGGCAAAGTATCTATACATTTTCCGTGAGGTTTTGTCATACTGGTTCTTTGTTCAAAGCCGCTCAAGTCCCTAAAATCGCTACCCAAGCGCAGTTGATCCTGAGCCTTGAGTGCCTACCTTCATCCTATCCTCCAAGTTAGTTTAGCTTGATCCTTGAACACAAGGGCTTCTCCCGAAAGACACTTTTATTCGTTTACCAGCTAACCGTCAGATGATTTATCCGGATTCGCTCGGCAAATTCAATTTTTTTAGACCAAAAAGACTTAAAACAAACCGCCAGACTGCTCATCGTGGAGAATTGACGATTACGAGATATTTTCACTAACTGGGGAGAGCGACGATAATTGTCTAAAATGCTCATTACGTCATTAAACTTGGGAATATTAATAAGGTGAGGAAGCGGTTTTTCGCCTTCCAAAGCGCTTATTTCCCCGACTCGGCCTGTTTGCTTAAAATACCTCTGTCTGTTAATCATAATCCAGTTCTTAGTGGAAAGTTATGGTCATGGCTTCCGCAACTCACAAGATTCTTGTCGTAGATGACGATCCTGCCATCCGGAATCTCATCTATCGTTTCTTAAGTCAAAACTATCAAATGGAGTCTGCTGAAGACGGCAAGACCGCCCGCGCCGTGTTTGATCAATTCAATCCAAACCTGGTGATTCTGGACGTGAATTTGCCTGACGCGAATGGCTATCAACTCTGCAAAGAATTACAAAGCCGCACCGACGTATTAGTGCTGCTGCTAACGAGTCGCGCCGACGAAAACGATAAAATCCACGGATTCTCTCAAGGTGCGGATGACTACATTACCAAGCCTTTTAG harbors:
- a CDS encoding CPP1-like family protein, which gives rise to MSEQNPYEKLGLSEDATFEEIQETRKRLLQEHHGEKELLEAMETAYDAILMERLRMRQEGKIKVPERIRFPERAIAPPPTFAPPPVNRSPAWLQNLIDTPSLQEVAWPSGLFLALSAITVYPGTNDSTLPLNMALGAGLSLFLVNRKERKFGRAFLLTLLGLFVGIGLGTLLDNVLMTQISNIGLTPDKFVTVVTFIILWLVSSFLR